In the Candidatus Mycosynbacter amalyticus genome, one interval contains:
- a CDS encoding carbohydrate kinase family protein, protein MSTPKILAIGKATQDVFLKSDEFSPYMEGKVAYTHLPLGTKMEVDDIKFATGGNASNVAVTFARQGLESSYMWTLGHDPASETVLQDLDREGVDTSHVVRDDKYRAGYSNILIATDGERTILNNRGISTDASGKDLDLEAIAEADWIYPTSLALGGIDLLRVVIDKAEESGVKVMLNPAGPELAEPAKLKALLSSVDVLCVNKEEMQMLVDGETSEELVRHALHYVPVAIVSDGPRGVVASDGKTIVSAGMYEDVPVVDRTGAGDAFASGFLSQWSQGKSLKEAIVFGSANSTSVVTKYGAKEGILRQGIVLHDMPVEEKDF, encoded by the coding sequence ATGAGTACACCGAAGATATTGGCGATAGGCAAGGCGACGCAAGACGTGTTTCTGAAAAGCGACGAGTTTAGTCCGTATATGGAAGGTAAGGTGGCGTACACACACCTCCCACTTGGCACAAAGATGGAAGTTGACGATATCAAGTTTGCCACAGGCGGCAATGCGAGCAACGTGGCAGTGACATTTGCGCGTCAAGGACTCGAGAGTAGCTATATGTGGACACTTGGTCATGATCCGGCATCAGAAACTGTACTGCAAGATCTTGACCGCGAAGGTGTTGATACGTCGCATGTAGTTCGAGATGACAAGTACCGTGCCGGCTACTCAAATATCCTCATTGCAACCGACGGCGAGCGCACCATTCTCAATAACCGAGGCATCTCGACCGATGCGAGCGGTAAAGACCTTGATCTTGAGGCTATCGCAGAAGCCGATTGGATATATCCCACGTCGCTAGCACTCGGCGGTATCGATCTGCTGCGCGTAGTAATCGACAAGGCCGAAGAATCTGGCGTAAAGGTGATGCTCAACCCGGCGGGGCCAGAACTGGCTGAACCCGCTAAGCTTAAGGCACTTCTGAGTAGCGTTGATGTATTGTGCGTGAACAAGGAAGAAATGCAAATGCTTGTCGACGGCGAGACGAGCGAAGAGCTGGTGCGGCATGCCCTGCACTATGTACCAGTGGCAATCGTCAGTGATGGCCCTCGAGGTGTAGTGGCGAGCGACGGCAAGACGATTGTGTCAGCTGGTATGTACGAGGATGTGCCAGTGGTAGATCGCACCGGTGCGGGCGATGCATTTGCGAGTGGCTTCCTGAGCCAGTGGTCTCAAGGTAAGAGCCTCAAAGAGGCAATTGTATTTGGCAGCGCGAACTCTACCTCTGTCGTAACGAAATACGGTGCCAAAGAAGGGATTTTGCGCCAGGGTATAGTATTGCATGATATGCCTGTCGAGGAAAAGGATTTTTAG
- a CDS encoding class II fructose-bisphosphate aldolase gives MGLTISEIRDNTTRARHLYQRTKQQHFAVGAFNIDNQETLIAIAQAAQKLNSPVLIEVSDGEVKAIGLQNIRDMVDNYKKEYGIEAYLNLDHSPTVDACKRAIDAGYEFIHIDISQANHEATEHDIIAQTKEVVEYAKFTGALIESEPHYFGGSSNVHTENIDYEEIKKTFSTPEGAKEFVDATGIDTFAAAIGNLHGKYPVPKELDLELLERIRGAIDCGISLHGGSGTPLHYFEDAARIGVSKININSDMRYVFRKTLEKVLADHPDEYAVVKLMPEVYGAVQAVVEEKIQAFGSADKAII, from the coding sequence ATGGGACTCACTATTAGTGAAATACGGGACAATACTACTAGGGCGAGGCACTTGTATCAGCGCACCAAGCAGCAGCATTTCGCTGTCGGTGCGTTTAACATCGACAACCAAGAGACGCTCATCGCTATCGCACAGGCTGCACAAAAGCTCAATTCACCGGTGTTGATCGAAGTAAGCGACGGCGAGGTCAAGGCGATTGGCCTGCAAAATATCCGTGATATGGTAGATAATTACAAAAAGGAATATGGTATCGAAGCATACCTGAATCTCGATCACAGCCCTACGGTTGACGCCTGTAAGCGCGCTATAGATGCCGGCTACGAGTTTATCCATATTGACATCTCGCAGGCGAATCATGAGGCGACCGAGCACGATATCATCGCGCAGACCAAAGAAGTGGTAGAATATGCCAAGTTTACCGGTGCGCTGATTGAGAGTGAGCCACACTATTTTGGTGGGAGCAGCAATGTGCATACAGAAAATATTGACTACGAAGAGATCAAGAAGACGTTTAGCACGCCAGAAGGTGCCAAGGAGTTTGTGGATGCCACAGGTATCGACACCTTCGCAGCGGCCATCGGCAATCTGCACGGCAAATACCCTGTGCCGAAGGAACTTGACTTGGAGCTTCTTGAGCGTATTCGTGGTGCTATCGACTGCGGTATCAGTCTGCATGGTGGCTCTGGTACGCCGCTCCACTATTTTGAAGACGCGGCTCGTATCGGCGTGAGCAAGATCAACATCAACAGCGATATGCGCTATGTGTTCCGCAAGACACTTGAGAAAGTACTTGCCGATCATCCAGACGAATATGCCGTCGTGAAGCTTATGCCAGAAGTGTATGGTGCCGTGCAAGCTGTGGTAGAAGAGAAAATCCAAGCATTTGGGAGCGCCGATAAGGCGATTATCTAG